In the Rhizorhabdus dicambivorans genome, one interval contains:
- a CDS encoding efflux RND transporter periplasmic adaptor subunit yields the protein MKSFYLAGAASLALLLAACGGKDGGNEATAEGAAANETAAGTEKGGAEGGHAGEGVVTLGADQIATAGVQVGRPIIGGAGTIELPAIIEGDPQGTQVVSAAIAGRVVALTRNLGQSVGRGQTIAVIESREAAQIKGEVEAARARLQLANSNLAREQRLFAQRVSPEQDLIAARTAATEARIALTQAQSMVSAAGVGGGGLNRLGIAAPISGQIIARPVTLGQTVAADAELYRIANLSQVSIALNLKPEDAGRVRPGNTVLVKAAGRQATARVTFVSPALDPQTRLVPALATLDNRGGEWRVGEPVTAAVQLTGSGGSGAVRVPTTAVQSFEGKSVVFVRTPTGFKATPVQLGDASGDTVIVRSGLTGNEQIATTGSFTLKAEIGKGEASHED from the coding sequence ATGAAGAGCTTTTATCTCGCGGGCGCGGCGTCGCTCGCCCTGCTCTTGGCTGCCTGCGGCGGCAAGGATGGCGGAAACGAGGCAACTGCCGAAGGCGCAGCTGCCAATGAGACGGCAGCGGGCACGGAAAAGGGCGGTGCTGAAGGCGGTCATGCCGGTGAAGGCGTCGTCACATTGGGTGCCGACCAGATCGCCACAGCGGGCGTCCAGGTCGGACGGCCGATCATCGGCGGGGCCGGGACGATCGAGCTGCCCGCGATCATCGAGGGCGACCCACAGGGAACGCAGGTCGTCTCGGCCGCAATTGCGGGACGCGTGGTCGCGCTCACCCGTAACCTCGGCCAATCGGTCGGACGCGGCCAGACCATTGCGGTCATCGAAAGCCGCGAGGCGGCGCAGATCAAGGGCGAGGTCGAGGCGGCGCGGGCGCGGCTTCAGCTCGCTAATTCGAACCTCGCGCGCGAACAGCGGCTGTTCGCGCAGAGAGTCTCCCCTGAACAGGATCTGATCGCCGCCCGCACAGCGGCGACGGAGGCGCGGATCGCCCTGACGCAGGCGCAGAGCATGGTTTCGGCGGCGGGTGTCGGCGGCGGCGGGCTCAACCGGCTCGGCATTGCCGCGCCGATCTCGGGCCAGATCATTGCGCGCCCCGTGACGCTGGGACAAACGGTCGCGGCGGATGCCGAACTCTATCGCATCGCCAACCTGAGCCAGGTGTCGATCGCGCTTAATCTCAAGCCCGAGGATGCGGGCCGGGTGCGTCCCGGCAATACGGTGCTGGTGAAGGCGGCAGGCCGTCAGGCGACCGCCCGCGTGACCTTCGTGTCGCCGGCGCTTGATCCGCAGACGCGGCTCGTGCCTGCGCTCGCCACCCTCGACAATCGCGGTGGCGAATGGCGGGTCGGCGAGCCTGTGACGGCAGCCGTGCAGCTCACGGGCAGCGGCGGGAGCGGGGCGGTCCGCGTGCCGACGACGGCGGTCCAGAGTTTCGAGGGCAAGTCGGTCGTGTTCGTGCGCACGCCCACCGGCTTCAAGGCGACCCCGGTCCAGCTCGGCGATGCGTCGGGCGACACGGTGATCGTCCGGTCGGGCCTGACCGGCAACGAACAGATCGCCACCACCGGAAGTTTCACGCTCAAGGCCGAGATCGGCAAGGGCGAAGCGAGCCACGAGGATTAA
- a CDS encoding efflux RND transporter permease subunit, whose translation MIARIVTWAVEKRWLVLLLTVIVAAIGAFSLYRLPIDAVPDITNNQVQINVRAPALSPELVEKQVSFPIETALAGTPGLEYTRSLSRNGFAQITAVFSDATDIYFARQQVGERLRGVQENLPDGVNPEMGPIATGLGEVYMYTVRLDHREDDKHKPGEPGQQPDGSYITPEGERLTTEEDKATYLRTAQDWIVTPLLKTTPGLAGVDSIGGYAKQFLVVPDVQKLASLGITLTDLGNALERNNTSVGGGFVNRNGEGLAVRSDALVRNASELARTVIATRNGVPITVEQVATVKTGQAIRMGSASENGTEVVVGTAIMRIGENSRIVSTAVAEKLKTINASLPPDVVIQPVLNRTELVNSTIKTVAKNLSEGAVLVIVVLFLLLGNFRAALIAALVIPITMMLTGFGMLRAGVSANLMSLGALDFGLIVDGAVIIVENALRRLAEQQHHEGRLLSVKERLATVAAAAREMIRPSVYGQAIIILVYVPLLTLTGVEGKTFGPMALTVIIALAFAFILSLTFVPAMIAIWLSKKVEEKDGRIITWLKKRYEPGLDRAMKRPTLTIGAGVGSLVVAALAFTTLGSVFLPQLDEGDLLIQSLRIPATSVQQSQAMQVPIERMMSKQPEVQFVYSKTGTAELAADPMPPNATDMFVILKPRKDWPDPELPKEELVSRIEGNLAKIPGNAYEITQPIQMRFNELIAGVRGDIAVKVFGDDFNQMNRTAEQIAAVLRRTQGAADVKVEQTTGLPMLDIRVNRDAMARLGVTAQDVQDTVTATIGGRTSGQIFEGDRRFPVVIRLSEAQRADIGLLQQVQVPVAGGGYVPLSSVAEIKVVDGPNQISRENGKRRVVVQANVRGRDVGSVVADAQAAIGSQLRLPAGTYLEWGGQFENLQSASERLKLVIPACFILILLLLYGALGSVRDAAIVFTGVPFALVGGVLLLFLRGMDFSISAAVGFIALSGIAVLNGLVMVSSIQDLIRSGMSREEAAHVGAMQRLRPVIMTALVASLGFVPMALGEGAGAEVQKPLATVVIGGLISATLLTLFVLPTLYARFGQKVIEKPEHYNEEHEGDDHGQTFVNNLA comes from the coding sequence ATGATCGCCCGTATCGTAACCTGGGCGGTCGAGAAGCGCTGGCTAGTCCTGCTCCTCACCGTCATCGTCGCCGCCATCGGCGCCTTTTCCCTCTACCGGCTACCGATCGACGCGGTGCCGGACATCACCAACAATCAGGTCCAGATCAACGTCCGCGCGCCTGCCCTCTCGCCCGAGCTGGTCGAGAAGCAGGTGTCGTTTCCAATCGAAACCGCGCTCGCCGGCACCCCCGGCCTGGAATATACGCGCTCGTTGAGCCGCAACGGCTTCGCGCAGATCACGGCGGTCTTTTCGGACGCGACGGACATCTATTTCGCCCGCCAGCAGGTGGGCGAGCGTCTGCGGGGCGTGCAAGAGAATCTGCCCGACGGCGTGAACCCTGAAATGGGTCCGATCGCGACAGGCCTGGGCGAGGTGTACATGTACACCGTTCGTCTCGATCATCGCGAGGACGACAAGCACAAGCCCGGTGAACCGGGCCAACAGCCCGATGGCAGCTACATCACGCCAGAGGGCGAGCGACTGACGACCGAAGAGGACAAGGCGACCTACCTGCGCACCGCGCAGGACTGGATCGTGACGCCGCTTCTGAAGACCACACCGGGCCTCGCCGGTGTCGACTCGATTGGCGGTTACGCCAAGCAGTTCCTCGTCGTGCCCGACGTGCAGAAGCTGGCCTCGCTCGGCATCACGCTGACGGACCTGGGAAATGCGCTGGAGCGCAATAACACCAGCGTCGGCGGTGGCTTCGTCAATCGCAATGGCGAAGGTCTGGCTGTTCGCTCGGATGCGCTCGTTCGCAATGCCAGCGAGTTGGCCAGGACCGTGATCGCGACACGTAACGGCGTGCCGATCACGGTCGAACAAGTTGCGACTGTGAAGACGGGTCAGGCGATCCGCATGGGTTCGGCATCGGAGAACGGTACCGAAGTCGTCGTCGGCACGGCGATCATGCGGATCGGCGAGAACAGCCGCATCGTGTCGACCGCGGTCGCTGAGAAACTGAAGACGATCAACGCTTCGCTGCCTCCTGACGTCGTAATTCAGCCGGTGCTGAACCGCACCGAGCTGGTCAATTCGACGATCAAGACGGTCGCGAAAAACCTGTCCGAAGGCGCGGTGCTGGTCATCGTCGTGCTCTTCCTGCTGCTCGGCAACTTCCGTGCGGCCCTGATCGCGGCGTTGGTCATCCCGATCACCATGATGCTGACAGGCTTTGGTATGCTGCGCGCTGGGGTCTCGGCCAATCTGATGAGCCTTGGGGCTTTGGACTTCGGTCTGATCGTCGACGGCGCCGTCATCATTGTCGAAAACGCGCTGCGCCGGCTTGCCGAGCAACAGCATCATGAAGGCCGATTGCTCAGCGTCAAGGAACGGCTCGCGACCGTGGCAGCCGCTGCGCGTGAGATGATCCGTCCCTCTGTGTACGGGCAGGCAATCATCATCCTCGTCTACGTACCGCTGCTCACGCTGACCGGCGTGGAGGGTAAAACGTTCGGACCGATGGCGCTGACCGTCATCATCGCGCTCGCCTTCGCCTTCATCCTCTCTCTCACCTTCGTGCCGGCGATGATTGCGATCTGGCTGTCGAAGAAGGTCGAGGAGAAGGACGGCCGCATCATCACGTGGCTGAAGAAGCGCTACGAACCCGGTCTCGACCGGGCCATGAAGCGCCCGACGCTGACGATCGGTGCGGGTGTGGGAAGCCTTGTGGTGGCGGCGCTTGCTTTCACTACGCTCGGCTCGGTGTTCCTGCCGCAGCTCGACGAAGGCGATTTGCTGATCCAGTCGCTCCGCATTCCGGCAACGTCGGTCCAGCAGAGCCAGGCGATGCAGGTGCCGATCGAGCGGATGATGTCGAAGCAGCCGGAGGTGCAATTCGTCTATTCCAAGACGGGCACCGCCGAGCTGGCGGCCGACCCGATGCCGCCGAACGCGACCGACATGTTCGTCATCCTGAAGCCGCGCAAGGATTGGCCGGATCCTGAGCTTCCCAAGGAGGAGCTGGTCAGCCGGATCGAGGGTAATCTCGCGAAGATTCCGGGAAATGCCTACGAGATCACCCAGCCCATCCAGATGCGCTTCAACGAGCTGATCGCCGGCGTGCGCGGCGACATCGCGGTGAAGGTGTTCGGGGACGACTTCAACCAGATGAACCGGACGGCCGAGCAAATCGCGGCGGTGCTGCGCAGAACGCAAGGCGCAGCGGACGTGAAGGTGGAGCAGACGACCGGTCTTCCCATGCTCGACATTCGCGTCAACCGCGACGCGATGGCGCGGTTGGGCGTTACGGCTCAGGATGTGCAGGACACCGTGACTGCGACGATCGGCGGGCGAACATCGGGCCAGATCTTCGAGGGCGACCGTCGCTTCCCCGTGGTGATCCGCCTGTCGGAGGCGCAGCGTGCCGACATCGGCCTGCTCCAACAGGTGCAGGTGCCGGTGGCAGGCGGCGGCTATGTACCGCTGTCCAGCGTCGCCGAGATCAAGGTGGTCGATGGTCCGAACCAGATCAGCCGCGAGAACGGCAAGCGGCGCGTGGTGGTGCAAGCCAACGTGCGTGGCCGCGACGTCGGATCCGTCGTGGCGGATGCGCAGGCGGCGATCGGCAGCCAACTCCGGCTGCCTGCCGGCACCTATCTCGAATGGGGCGGCCAGTTCGAGAACCTCCAATCGGCAAGCGAACGGCTGAAGCTGGTCATTCCGGCTTGCTTCATCTTGATCCTGCTGCTCCTCTACGGGGCGTTGGGATCGGTCCGCGACGCCGCGATCGTGTTCACCGGCGTGCCTTTCGCGCTGGTGGGCGGCGTCCTGTTGCTGTTCCTGCGGGGCATGGACTTCTCGATCTCGGCGGCAGTGGGCTTCATCGCCCTCTCGGGCATCGCGGTCCTCAACGGCCTCGTCATGGTCAGCTCGATCCAAGATCTGATCCGATCAGGGATGAGCCGCGAGGAAGCCGCGCATGTTGGCGCGATGCAGCGTCTGCGACCCGTCATCATGACCGCGCTAGTCGCCAGCCTCGGCTTCGTGCCGATGGCGCTGGGCGAAGGCGCCGGCGCAGAGGTTCAAAAGCCTTTGGCGACGGTCGTCATCGGCGGTCTGATCTCGGCGACGCTTCTTACGCTGTTCGTGCTGCCGACACTCTATGCCCGGTTCGGGCAGAAAGTGATCGAGAAACCCGAGCACTACAATGAGGAGCATGAAGGGGACGACCACGGTCAGACCTTCGTGAACAACTTGGCCTGA
- a CDS encoding SRPBCC domain-containing protein, with translation MPRTITSSMLHGGPLRIWSALTDPDHRRAWSPLVFLDDPSRLGDTECTFAIQGITRPIRTPARIDRFDKPHAFAWSCGIPYLFTLEERYELAGDDGGTRLTHSCTLRGALSLPFAAMMLRRLRSLMVESDDRLATYLRWRVGQPARAINRQRVPFRYRRKAR, from the coding sequence ATGCCTCGCACCATAACCAGCTCGATGCTTCACGGCGGGCCACTGCGCATCTGGTCGGCACTCACCGATCCGGATCATCGCCGGGCGTGGAGTCCGCTCGTATTTCTCGATGATCCGTCCCGGCTCGGCGACACAGAATGCACCTTTGCGATCCAGGGCATCACCCGGCCAATTCGGACGCCAGCACGGATTGATCGATTCGATAAACCGCACGCCTTCGCTTGGTCCTGCGGCATCCCCTATCTGTTCACGCTCGAAGAGCGGTACGAGCTGGCGGGGGACGATGGCGGCACCAGGCTAACGCATAGCTGCACGCTGCGCGGGGCGCTCTCCCTGCCGTTCGCGGCGATGATGTTGCGCCGCCTGCGATCCCTGATGGTCGAATCTGACGATCGCCTCGCAACCTATCTCCGCTGGCGGGTAGGTCAGCCTGCCCGGGCTATCAATCGTCAGCGCGTCCCCTTCCGCTACAGGAGGAAGGCGCGATGA